tcaatttttatttattttgaaacaaccaaaattaataattagttgttatgttagtatttttttctctttcaccAAAAGCTAAACTGATCATATTcttaattatttaacttttaatttaaatcaattaaattatccGCTCCACCTTTTTATCTATGAATTTAGGATAGAAATCATAGCAAATATTGTAgtctatgatttttttataattttattttaaaatttcattaatttcaGATTCTAAATTATCATAATCCTACAATATTAAACACTAATATGATagtttcattaaaataatttgaaacatGTCATTCTATATTGgtataaatgactaaatcacATTATTAAAATGTTCCTTTTGAAATCTTTTGCAGAAGTGCAAGGAATTGGAGTTAATTATGGCACATTAGGAAACAACCTTCCACCACCATCTCAAGTTGCAAAATTTCTCTTACACTCCACAACAATTAACCAAGTGAGAATCTTTGATGCCAATCCTGAAATCTTACATGCCTTTGCTAATACAGGAATAGAGATAACTATAACAATACCTAATGACCAAATTCCCAACATAACCAATTTAACCTTAGCTCAACAATGGATCAAAACCAATGTTCAACCCTTCATTCCTTCCACCAACATCATAAGAATCTTAGTAGGCAATGAAGTTTTATCAACAGCTAACAAACTTCTTATTAGTACCCTTGTCCCTGCCATGCAAACTCTTCACATTGCACTTATGACATCCTCATTAGACAATCTTATAAAAGTGTCTACACCACATTCTTTGGGTATTTTGTCTAACTCAAGTCCACCATCTAGTGGTAGGTTTAGACAAGGCTATGACACACATATACTCAAACCAATGCTTAGGTTTCTTAAAGATGCAAATTCACCCTTTATGGTTAACCCTTACCCTTTTTTTGCTTGCTCTTCAAGTAACCTAGATTATGTACTTTTCCGTGCAAATTCGGGATTTTTTGATGATAATACAAAATTACTATACACCAATATGTTTGATGCACAACTTGATGCTGTTTATTCGGCAATGAAAATTTTGGGTTTTGAGGATGTTGAGATTGTTATCAGTGAAACGGGTTGGCCCTCAATGGGCGACTCGACCCAAATTGGTACAGACACAAAAAGTGCGTCTGATTACAATGGAAATCTCATAAGACATGTTACTTCTGGGGTTGGAACACCTCTCATGCCTAATCGGACTTTTGATACCTACATTTTTGCTTtgtttgatgaaaatctaaagtTTGGCCCATTATGtgagagaaattttggattGTTTCATCCTAATATGACTCTTGTCTATGATGTCCCAATAATGAGAAACAATGTAGTTGTTACTAACAATCATTCAAAAGCATTATTGTTAATCATGATAGCCTTGAGCTTTTTAATTGGTTCATGGGCTTAATTTTGTTAGCTAATTTTTCATTTCCAGTAAGCCTATAATGTGGGTGACCAATTGGGTTTGGATTCCCAGCAATCAGAAAATCTCAAATGTAGAACAAAAGATACTCTCTCCTATGTTCTAAAAAATCCTTTTTAACTAGTATTATCTAGAGTTATACTTTCGGATATATGTTTAAATACTAAAGTATAGTCCCAAATTGTTTCAGACATTCTCAAAACCCTATTTCAATTGTAAGTATGGAGGATTCTCCTTTCAATTTGGAACCAAACAATAGAAAAGCCATTGGTATTTAACCTATTGTTGAGTATCTTGCTATTGGTGAACAATTGATTATACATATGGTTCAAGAATAAATGTGACacttatttatgtatttatgttTCAAAATGAGATCAATTTCTAATGAACgtgtttattgtttattttagaaatttagtACTTGAATTGAAATTGATTCAAGATTAAGCAACCAAATTagaatttattattgttattacaAAGTCAAATCATggtctaaataaaataaagatgacATGGATAATTGTGATTTCAAAGGGGGtggaaaatataaagaatacaACATATCAATGAAAGATATAGATACAAGATCCATAAAATATGAACGCTCATTCATGTTGTGAGCAGGCTCTTGAGCTTCGATGTATTGAAGGTTGATAGTGTATAAAAAACACAATCATTTGAtgataaaaacattaaaaaatcaTTCATAGATCTTAGATCATAAATGCAACATATGTCTAGTGACGACAAATGCAACAGACAAAACGTATCGTCTAACGTGACAATCATCTCACCAATTGAAATATGGTAGTTTCTAATCTCCTTATGCCACACATATATGCAAATACCTGAATTGTATTGTAGCTTGTATGCAAGAGGGGTGCCAACCAAGAGACACTGATTGTAGTGACCGAACactttatttgtaatttacaacaaTTGGATTTTTCGTTTGTTATCACACACTTCATTGCATCAtgaaagtgaagaaaaaagacatatttatagATAATCAAATTTATGCAATATATGTATAATCAATTGATTtatacaaatttcaaaatataatttatttatacatatttatttaaatttaaaattaaaattatagaaaaattaatgtTCATGAATAACATACCTTAatgcaataaaataaaataaaaatacaagaaTGTGGTCTTGACGCTAATGTAGGATGAATGATATTATGCGCACCTTAACTCACTTACCTTTTTCTTTTCGAATGCTACAATATTGTAAGGGTCGAAGATAGTGAAAGATGAATCAGAAGTAGTGGTTCTTAGGATGAGTTCGAAAGTGTAAAAACGATGACATGGATTTCTAATTTCTAATATCTATGTTAGTGCTAGATattcagaaaataaattgcaaattaaagattaaaactgatcatttttaaaatttttaaaattaataaagaataaaaaattacagCGAATAGAAGCAaacatcttttaaaaatatataactaaataaaaaattattttaaaaatgtaagtatttaagaatttaaatatgagattttcttcttttttaataaaaagaaaaaaatgtgatgcaaaaataattttaacttacacgataatttactatttaaaaaaactcatagttattgtcaaattatttatataataattgattCCTGTGAAGTTtatccaaattaatatttttgtcgtGTACAAAATTTCTAATTTGGAGAAGATACAGGAAGAGAATAAGAAATCacgctttttaaaaatgaattacaaAATGATGCTAGTAGTTAATAAAAAGTAAGCATTAGGAACCAAGTAATTACCATAACTTATTATttgaaaagagaaaaattaGATAATGCACCACATGAAATTTAATAGAAACTAAGCATTTTcattcaaataattcaaatagttaattaactttaattaaaaataaattaattggaAGAATCTGAATATTAATTAtacctaaaataattattgatcaGATTTTACTTACTTCTTAAACAAATTTCGAACTATCAATTTCACCCCTTTAAAATCAGAGATTtaagaagagaagagaaaaagTACGCATTAGAAATTTATGAGACATTactgtataaaaaaaaaaaaaaattctatataaGACAAAAAGCATTTGGCCACAAATGACCTCCCACTTTCTAACACTGCTTGATCAAATGAGCATCTCAGCCAGCAACAATGATGATATGCATGCTAATTGCAAGTGTGATTGGAATACTCATTTGAGCAAGAAACATTACAAAGGGGAGTGAATGAACTCCTCCACATTTTTCTATGTTAAAGGCACACTTCAACAAACACAAGTTGACAAGTGAAGATGGTTTGGGCCcaattgacaaatatttatagttgaatattaataatgttatttGAAGTGGTTGAGAGTTCACTATTGGGAGTGTGGTTGACATTTGACAGTCAGCTTAAAAAGTTTATAATAGGAAGGACTTTTAGTTGCACTAGTCATAGAATGGCAGCTAAAAAGAAACTTCAACCAACAACTCAAAATTAAACATATGATTAAAGTAATATTGTTTTGAAGTTTGAACCCTATCCCAAAGGATTTCTACTTATAGTTTTGGATAGCAAAATATTGTTCTTCTTATAAGTGGTTAAAATTAGTTTTGGAACCAccaaatttgtaaaattaatttggaTTAATGACtagatttataaaaatatacttttgtTGTATTgatcatataaaataattttaaaactaattttagaaatttttatttggaataggagttgatttgtgtttgtttttaatagtgaaaattacctttttttttctaatattctTTCACATCTATTAACttattaaaaactttatttttctttctaaaagctaccaaatatagttttttattttgataataaaaataatttttttcttctagattcttattaatttagaaatcttaaacaaacacaattaaaataattaaaaattgttgttttttttttcaacaaacaaactaattttaaataatgaatGTTTAAAGcactcaaataaattaaaataattttaataaattagaattatttatttattaaaattgttttatttattaatgacaCGTTATAGTCCATTTTAAAGTTGAAATCGCTTTAGAAATATAATAACAAACATGtatcaaaaaatcaattttgtattAACTTTATCTCTTGAAAAAAAAGTACCCCAAATATGTACTAAATAAGTCTTAAATAGATTTGTGATTTTGATTTAGGAGGAACCAATTATATTCTATGAAATGCTCATCATCTATATCTTTGCTTAcatcattaataatttatttgtttaaacatGTAATCATTGCCATTATGAAAATACTAGCTAAGAATTGTGCCCTTTAAGAAACTAAGGACATTTTTCAAAGAGGTGAAAAAGTTGGATGTATGGTTGAAAATATGACAAGTCATGACTAGTAATGTAGGGTAGAGCACAATCACATGCAATTCCCCAAACTTTTTGTGCTGTTGTGATTTGGTTGATGAGATCCTCAACGTGACAAAGGATTAGTACAATTCTCAGACAAGTTAGACTGGTGAAAGTACAAATGCCAAATCTACCCTCCTTTTCCAATTAGCTTTATTCAATCCGTACAATATTGTTAAAAATACAATTgtggtcttttattttttctatagaaGATACCATATAATTAAAGATGACTAAAAGATATTTGCAACACatacgagataaatattttgacaggtatttattaataaaataaatgaaaaattcgATTACCCATCAATTAATAGGGAGGAGGTGGATAACGAGGGTATATATGTGGATATTAGTATTTacgataaatatatataattactttcatttaaatacaaatttttaaaaaatttcttcaatctCAAACTTACAATATAAGTAGTCTATCTCACACCTATTTTCATCAATCGATCAATGAAcgataaaataattcataacaaaatgcatatttttttatatgaataaaaaatgatgtttaaaaaattagttttacataaaatttaattttcattttatagaaaaataattgataaattttctAATTATGCGTGAGTTTTTATGGATACTTATGAAGAGACGATTTCTGCAAAAATATTCATCAAACGAGTACCTCCACTATTGCAATCTCTTTTCAAATTCTAAAGCatttatataatttactttaacaTGGAGTGTTATCAACGTACTTTCTAACATTCAGATTTCAACACATAAGTTAATCacttaaaataaagttaatttcCCATTAAAGTGATTGCATTAAACATGAAGCATAATGGAAGCAAACGGAGAAGATTCAAAAATTCACCGATAAAAAGAATAATGATAatacattttttcaattttataactttttatttattaatatattataatagtaaGTAGATTGTAATTAATATGTTGCAATTATTTAATATCTATGAATTTATTTTGAGACTATTTTATATTAGTGGTGATTTTGTTTTTGCATTTAGGTTTATTGATTGATTatacttatatttattattttttttatcaaccgACCCATAATTCCACCACCCGTGTAAAATATATGATTCATTTGActaaattgataaattgaattgcACCGtactaaaaaaatactaaaccgattaaatgattcatgaattgaaccacatatttaaaataaattagttaactaaatttaattcaagaaatagtttaattattttaaaacttttttaatctcaattaagttttttcttttgttagaaaatttttgattcttttttctttaaaaaaatatagaaaacattggaactttttttgaaaaaaaaaattagattattttttcttaaaaagtttttaagaaaaaaatcaaaaacatttgaattttttttcaaaaaataatcgtaactttatttttgaaaatatttttattaggaaatttttttacatttaattttcttaaaaagaataaaaaaaatttgtcaaaagaatttcaaaattgtttttccgaaatttttttcttaaaaaaataatcaaaatttttaCATCTATTTATCttggaaaaaaatcaaaaacttttttttttgaaaaaaattaaaattattttcccaACTAACTTGTTCGAAAtcgattttaataaaaacttgttcaaaatattaaactggtttatatttttaaattagttcaGAACTATACTGAACTTGATTTGAAAGtgattttcaaaaattgaatcaaatcaCTAATGTGGTCTAATTCAGTTCAGTTGTTACACTATGAATACCCCTACCCAACCATAGGGCGATCACCTAAAAGTGAAAGACGTATCTTACTTCTTGCtcttccaagagatgagagaaTCTTctagaaaaaatgaaaaaccttGTGGTAGACTTGTAATTAATTGGGCCACTAACCCAATCAACATCAAATACGACACACAACTCTAAATAAgaattcaaagtaaaaaaaaaaaaaaaaaaaacttaaattaatgcCTCGAAGAATTTGAAGAGTGCAAATCACAACTACTTAATGTACTTTGACGGGGAAACAATAAACTGATAGACAATATGCACTACACAGATAATATCATATCTAGTATTGGTAGATACACCAACCTATCAATCAAAATATGATATAGAGTAGAAATATGACGAGTTTGTTCAATGATGTTGACAATATACTTAGATcaagaataatataatatttaggAAAGTATGCAACTAAAATTAGCAAAAGTGTGCCTAAATCTTTCATCTCAAATAGATTAGCCAACTATAATTTCCACTCAACAATCTCATCAACATCATCAGATGCAATAAGTATATCTTCAATACAGTGAGAATATAATACAACCATAAGAATTGATTATGAGAAACAAAACAGAAACATTAGTTATCATTAGAGAAGAAGCCAAAAGATGCAATCAGAATTGAAAACTTCTCTCAAACCAAGCTCATGGGATTTGTTTAAGATCACAAGGGAGCTCTTCAACTTTCACACTTTGTCCTAATTATGACAAACACCTGGAGGAGGTAGCATATGAATTTACTCTTAAGATCATcatttaaaaatctatttttgacATTCATTTAAGAAACATATCATTGATGAACAAATGCAACAACAATCACTATACAGAAATATAGATATTAAAGGGCACATTTAACAgcatttttttaactaaaaacgttgttgtattatatattaaaaatgcaCAGAGGCTAAAACAACGTTTTTTTCAAAAGCGTTGTCATATATACTGatagttatatataataacaaaatatataaaaagcgctgtcatagagtcaaaatatttacaatgcTTTTTCTACAAGCGTTTTGATAGGGTCATATAGCGCTTTCTGTAAAAGTGTTGTCCTTGTGTCACGATTCTACTATAAATCTCATTCACGAGTATTTGTTGATTATATCTAACATATCATTctcttttagtaaaaaaaaaaagaatttaatttacactgcacaaaaatttaaagaactatattttgattattttataaaatcaatcattccataaaaaattattccctttaatacttttaattaatgcctattatcaaataaaaaataatgaaaaaaatatgaatcaaataaatatgtttttatttatttattatcaatatatatatatatatataaaataaatatgttattatatcatatattaaaaaataaatattttattataagtatttatttataagttatttatttatcaagtaaaaatgttattatattatatatttataaatatttatatattgaatatgtttttatttatttatcaatatataataacCAAAGCCtttgaaaacagagaaataatatttacagcgcttgtaaaactCAGAATttatagtgattttttttttctttacaagaGTTTGATATCAAAGGAATTGAATTATTACATGATTCACCATTGTACTGTTATTTACGGTTgagaatttataaattatacataGACATTCTTATGTAATAGATTTAATTCACGTGTAATAAACACTCTAATACTAAGACATATAGAGACGTATTTCCTAAATATATTCTTTAATTTGAAGtggttaatattatatataagtatgtttgaattttacCTTTCTAAAATTATTCCATAATATGACACATTTTTTAATCTACGCTAGAAACAAACCTGGCTTCTATggaacaaaatattatatcattattGTACTAAGATAAATTTGATTAAGCTGATCTAATGAGTAGTTATATCATCAAAcacttctatattttttttttaatattaagaaCATCGTTACTTTAcgtttgaataaaaataaaattaattattaattacaaattattaatcaatcaaaaacctgtcaatttataaaatttataaaatcaaaattattttatcacaaATTCTTCAAAACTACATCTTTTTTATCAACTTTTAATTCTTtgaatattttcttcttctctcttgTATTTCTCAAATTCACTCATCATAGATGAGATCTACCGTTGCTATAACTTATCacaaatcaaactcttttattaaGTCACCAATTTGATATTGGAAGAAAGAGGAGTGAGAAAGAAAGAGTNNNNNNNNNNNNAGATATGATTATAATCTTTTTATGTTCTTTGGCAGGCATTTCAAATAGACGATGAACATTATATTTAGAATTGTGAAGAGAGAGTTCAAAGTTTCATAACTCTAGTTCTCTGCAATGTACTATACTAGTTAGAAACATTTTCAGATTGTATCTGTGTTTTAAATACTTGTATCAATATTGATTGCACGTGAAGTTTAACCTAAATTTACgtgttataataaattttacgtAATAGAGTTATTTCATTGTCACTAGACTattcaaaattacaacaacaaaaaaaattattttattaaataatgactatagataaatttatcaaaataattaaataaaattaaaaaatatatattattttcaaaaaatttgagtaATTCATAGAtactaaaatatttgttaaattaaattgatataaatttttaaataaatgttcaATAAACTTTACTAAGCCAGGTGATACATTCatggataaaaaaaatgtatttgttaaattgatataaatttttaaatcgTTTAGACCGCTAACGAAACAGGAAATGGAAATGGAaatggaaataaaaaaatagtagttaataaattaaaaaatcatgagacaaatattaaatacattatagatattagttataaattgaaaaatcatgAGATTGAGTAgtgaacatattgttaacatgatTTTTTAAAGTGGTACAACTTATATAcacattattttcttctttaactaaaagataaaaaattctaCACGAGTTCTAGAAGTTGCAGTAGAACAAttgaaaattcttattttatatattttttttaaaagtacagaaaaaatggatttaaaattatcatgatttatactaatattatgtctattaatttttaaaaatattatttttgttttaggcTTGAGAACTCGTTGGGATTTTTGCTTGCAAGTGGACCAGAACAGGTAAATATAACTAAGgaacacataattaaattaaatttcaatgtgaattttttttcaaaattttttagtAAGGCAGTCAATAAAACTCTAAAGTTTCGAATTCTTTCTTAAAAATCTTATACTAGACTTTTATTGTTAGGCccctattaaaataaattttttaaagtatccgtctattatttattattttttgtgggtTTAAGTGAGAGGTTCAAGGGATTCATAAACTCAATATTTTGTTgattgagatattttttttagaaaaaatatcgGAAAACTTTCtcaagaaaatttaaaatattttttctcgaaaaagttttaaataacttttttctcgatttttttttttgagaaaaataaacaaattatttttcttttaaagaattgatttttttttaaaaataaaaataaattgtaatttttttttataaaaagaaatcgaaattcttttattgaaaaattttgaaaaaaaatattgaattttttttaataaaaaagtggATCCATAGGTCCACTTAAGCCCGCAAAAATTTAAGACTTATTGAGTAGATAAATAATAActtcatataaataattagttaTAATGTTTAATAACTCATTATAAACAATGAATTTCTCAAATACGaccatcaaattaaaaattcttGTTGAATAGATGAAATCTATATATCGCTATAAAAATTTATCACAAATCACAATTTTTAGGAAGTCACCCACTTGATAAAGGAAGAAACAGTTTGAAATTGACGATTTGAAAAAGCCCTTTTACTTAACATTGTAAAGGAATAAACTTATCACTTTAGTTCTTTGTTACAAACTGCACTAGTTAGCAAACATTTTTAGGTTGTATTTTGATTATTGTTAGATTATTTGTTGCGGGatgtagtttaaatatttgttttgaagagTGTGGACGTGTTGGAAGCCATGTGAAGTTTAAAaatctatgtgttgtaacaattttatataatgttATTATCTGATTCTCATTAGACAAAAAtcgtagttttttttttgaatttgaagtttctatgttattttttttgtc
The genomic region above belongs to Cicer arietinum cultivar CDC Frontier isolate Library 1 chromosome 4, Cicar.CDCFrontier_v2.0, whole genome shotgun sequence and contains:
- the LOC101497616 gene encoding glucan endo-1,3-beta-glucosidase, coding for MILLHRHNFPQFTTMEKMAIICFASIPNGILVLLALTIFQEVQGIGVNYGTLGNNLPPPSQVAKFLLHSTTINQVRIFDANPEILHAFANTGIEITITIPNDQIPNITNLTLAQQWIKTNVQPFIPSTNIIRILVGNEVLSTANKLLISTLVPAMQTLHIALMTSSLDNLIKVSTPHSLGILSNSSPPSSGRFRQGYDTHILKPMLRFLKDANSPFMVNPYPFFACSSSNLDYVLFRANSGFFDDNTKLLYTNMFDAQLDAVYSAMKILGFEDVEIVISETGWPSMGDSTQIGTDTKSASDYNGNLIRHVTSGVGTPLMPNRTFDTYIFALFDENLKFGPLCERNFGLFHPNMTLVYDVPIMRNNVVVTNNHSKALLLIMIALSFLIGSWA